Within Desulfobacter sp., the genomic segment CGGCCAACCGTCTTGTCATTGACCCAGGACTTATCTTCATCGGTCAGGGACATATCTTTGCCCTCGCACTGATCAAGCAAATTTTTCAGATCCGCAGCCGGCACCAGGATATCTTTTCCATCTTTTACTTTTTCGACCAGGACGGGCTTTTCCAAGGCCTCTGCAAAATGTTCAAGATCCGCTTTTAATTCTGCAAGTGTTTCCCCGTGTGGGTCCATTGGGCCTTGCGTCCAGGAATCAATAGCCCCTTCCTCATTATAGTAGACTTCGTGGATGCCCAAGGTGGTGGTTCCGGATTCGGCATGATGCCTTTTAATGATTCGATAGTTCCAGGTCATTTACAAATCTCCAAAATTAATATCAACAAAAAACCAAGAGCCACCCGGTTCTTGATCTCTGATAAGATCCTGGATATTAGACGGCTCCGGAGGTTTAAAGGTCTCTCCCTCAAGATAAAGATTTACCGCCTCCTGGACGTTGGCCAGGGCCTGATCCAAAGTATCCCCAGCCGTGAAGCAACCAGGAAAATCTGGAATGGTAACACCAAA encodes:
- a CDS encoding type II toxin-antitoxin system HicB family antitoxin, coding for MKYPALVHKDEKSAFGVTIPDFPGCFTAGDTLDQALANVQEAVNLYLEGETFKPPEPSNIQDLIRDQEPGGSWFFVDINFGDL